The following are encoded together in the Dehalococcoidales bacterium genome:
- a CDS encoding DUF3795 domain-containing protein, translating into MEMEEQLIAPCGMNCGLCVSYLAMKNDLNKKGFSRKYCPGCRPRGKNCTFMAQQCDLVGKGQR; encoded by the coding sequence ATGGAGATGGAAGAACAACTCATTGCCCCTTGTGGGATGAATTGCGGGTTATGCGTTAGCTACCTGGCGATGAAAAACGATCTTAATAAAAAAGGATTCTCCAGAAAATACTGTCCTGGCTGCCGACCGCGTGGTAAAAACTGTACATTTATGGCACAACAATGTGATCTGGTGGGAAAAGGGCAGCGTTAA